AGTCACCGGTAGCCGGtaacggaggaggaggaggggggggtCAGGCCATGGAACCGGGATGCGCAGGGGGAAGCGGGGGGAGAGCACGGCGTCTCACCGAGGTCAGCAAAGGGGAGCGGAgtgcccccgccgccgccgggcccaAACCGCCTCAACCGACCCTcccagcccctcgctgccttccCCCGGGGCCGTTAACGGCCCCTTACCGCCCGGGCCTCCCCCTTTCCTCCGCCGCGACCCCGCACCTGGCAGGCGGCGGCGCGGGCCCGGCTCAGGCGGCGTGGGGCGGGGGGCGGCTCGGCATGGCGCGGCCCCTCCGCCGCACCGGGCCGGGCCCCTCCGCTCCGATCCGGTAACCAGGAGCCGGGCCGCGGACAGCCGAACCCGCGGCCGCGGCAGGAAGCGCCTCGCGCCGCCGGGCGGTCCCGGGACCgcccccgtcccgtcccgtcccgtcctcctccttcccccccacccccccttccCCGTCCCCTCCGCCTCCCCCCACGCCCCGCACGTCACGGCGGCCGCAGTGGCGTCACCGGGAGCGGCGCCGCCGTGGCGTCACCGGGGGCGGGCGCGCGCCCACGTGGGAGGGGGATCCCCGCCCCCGGCGGGGTCAGGGCGGGGGGAATCCCCACGCGGGGACGCCCCCCCACCCCCCTACCCCTGGTTCCGGGACCCCCGGCTCCCcccggggctcccccagcccgTACCGGCACCTCCCGGGAACGTCCCCCCCGTTCCCCCCCCGCGCGTTCTCCCGTTCGTTCCCCCCTCGCTCCCCGCAGCCCCAGCTCGACCCCGGGAACGGCGGCGCACCGGGGACCGGGACCCCGCACGGTACCGGTGCTGCCCGGCTCGGCCACGAGGACACCGGCGCCCCCCAGCTCCCCCCGGCCCCCGGGATCCCCAGTGACGTCACGCGGCACCGGCCGGGCCGCGCTGCGCAGGGCCCGGGAGCGACACCGgctccgggggcggcgggggcagaACGGGGTCCCGGTGCGGGGGGGCTGTCCCGGTACGGCCGCAATGGAAGGCggagggggggggcggggggatgTCCCTTCCCGGTGCGGGGCAGCGGAGCCGGTGCGGGGTTCCCCGCCTGGACGAGGCTCCCGGGGGCTTGGCGAGGTCCCGGTACAGAACCGGGGGTGCCGGTACAGCTGGGCCGGTCTCAGGGGGTTCAGGTACAGATGCGGGGGTCCCTCTACAGCCATCCCAGCCCCGTAGGGGGTCCCGGTAGGTCCCGGTATCCCCGTCCGCGGGTCCCGTCCTGCGCGCTGCGTACctgggggggcggcgggggcggcccgcagcagccccggtgcccgcccggcccggtgcgctgcggtgccggtgccggtggcgGAGCCGGGCGGGGCGCAGGTGCTCCCGGCCCCGCGTGATGTCAGCGACCGCCGCCGCCCCCTCCGCCACCGGGGCCGTGCCGCCATTTAAAGGGACCGCCACCCTCCGTGGGGTGGAGGGGATGGCGGGGGACACCCCCCAAACCGGGGCCGCACCGCGGGACCACCGGGAAACACCCCCGTGGGGACACCCCCGGGACCCCGCTGCTCCTCCGGGGGGTTGAGCAGGGCCCGGCACcggggggacactgtggggcaccgGTGGAGCAGTGCAGGGGGGAGGTCGGGAGTTGGGGGTGGTCCCGGTACCCTCGaggggtgtcccccagccccgcaCCGAGCGAGGTCGGGCCGCAGCGGCCCCACGGGACCCCGGGGACAAAGTGGCAGCTgccggggcagggccgggccgggccggctctTTGTGCTGCGAAATGGTGGAGCTGGAACGGCGCGGGGGGGTGGGGGAACGACGGGActgggacggacagacggacacagggctgggcaccAGCATCTGTCAccaccctgggctgtccctgcagcgGAGAGAGGAGGGGGCTCCTCCCCTCTTGGAGACCCCACAGGACAAaggggagcccccagggctgggggtccctgcagtggAGCAGAACCCCTCCATGGAAGAGATTCTGGGGGGCTCCCAGGACTGGGGGGACCCACCCAGCAGCCCCCCAAGAGCAGGAGCCACATCACACAAAGCCTGCAAACGTTTTCAGCAATGTTTTATTGGAAATGTTAAATACTGGGGGTCCGGCCCCAGCGGAGCCGGGGATGTTGTGGGGGTGTTCAGGGGGGGCTCAGGCGTGTTCCTCTGCCAGCTTCTCTGCCTTGGCCACCGCCTCCTCGATGGGCCCCACCATGTAGAACGCCTGCTCAGGCAGGTGGTCATATTCACCTGGGGGGATAAAACGTGTCAGGAGGGGTGTGGGAGGCTCAGCCAGGCTCCCCCAGACTCCTCTGAGAGCCATCTCACCTGCCAGGATCTGCTTGAAGCCCTTGATGGTCTCTTTGAGCGGCACCAACTTGCCCATGTGGCCGGTGAAGACCTCGGCCACCTGGAAGGGCTGGGACAGGAAGCGCTGGATCTTGCGGGCTCGGGCCACCGTCAGTTTGTCCTCCTCGGACAACTCATCCATGCCCAGGATGGCGATGATGTCCTGCAGTGACTTGTAgtcctggggacagggggacacacagggggtgaGCGGGCAGAGGTGATCCCCCCACCCAAACACCCACCTGAGGGAGGGGCTGCCCCCTCACCTGAAGGATTTTCTGCACACCCCGAGCCACGTCGTAGTGCTCAGGCCCCACGATGTTGGGGTCCATGATACGAGAGGTGGAATCCAGGGGGTCCACGGCAGGGTAAATGCCCAGCTCAGCGATGGCACGGGACAACACCGTGGTGGCATCCAAGTGGGCAAAGGTGGTGGCAGGTGCAGGGTCAGTCAAGTCGTCGGCTGGCACGTAAAtagcctggggacacagaggggagggGACAGTTGGTCTCGTGTAGGtggcacagctccctgggacAGAGGGGAGGGGACAGTTGGTGCCAGGCAGGTGGCACAGCTCCCTGGGATGCTGAGGGAGgtcctgccctcacctgcacgGAGGTGATGGAGCCCTTGCGTGTGGTGGTGATTCTCTCCTGCATGGTGCCCATGTCAGTGGCCAGCGTGGGCTGGTAGCCCACAGCTGAGGGGATTCTGCCCAGCAGGGCTGACACCTGTGAGGGCACAGAGCGTGAGGGACACAGCACGAAGGGCTGGGCAGGTGGGGGACAGGTGAAATGTCCCATGGCCAGCACAGACCTCGGAGCCAGCCTGGGTGAAGCGGAAGATGTTGTCGATGAAGAGCAGCACGTCCTGACCCTCCTGGTCCCTGAAGTACTCGGCCACCGTCAGCCCTGTCAGGGCCACCCTGGCACGGGCGCCCGGGGGCTCGTTCATCTGCCCGTACACCAGGGCGACCTGCGGGTGGGACAATGGGGTCAACACGGTGGCACTGCCACACCTGGCACCAGAAGCTCCCCTGCTGACCCTCCCTCAGGGTCTCTGCACACCTTGGAAGTGGCATCTTTGAGGTTGATGACCCCAGACTCGATCATCTCGTGGTACAAGTCGTTGCCCTCGCGGGTTCTCTCGCCCACGCCGGCGAACACTGAGTAACCACCGTGGGCCTTGGCCACGTTGTTGATCAGCTCCATGATCAGCACAGTCTTGCCCACACCAGCACCTCCAAACAATCCTGGGAGAAGGGGAAATAAAGGCTCTGCTGAGCCCCAAGCCAGCCTGGCTACCCACAGGGTCTCCCTTCAGCTCTTTCCTCCTCAGATATAAAAAGCGTTGCTTCAGCAAGCTCAGGAGAACGAAAGTCATGGGGTGAATCATCAGTGAAGGAAAAATTCCCCAGAGGAACTGCTGGAAATCCCAGAGGGACCATCCCCAGACCCAACCCCTGCTCTGGGGGTCACGTACCAATCTTGCCACCTTTGGCATAGGGAGCCAGCAGATCCACAACCTTGATCCCTGTCACCAGGATCTCCTGCTCCACACTCATCTCCACAAACTCAGGGGCCTCGGCGTGGATAGCAGCAAACCTGCAGCAGGAAGAGGAGAAGAAGGGGGTGggcagctgctctgagcccccccagcttgggggctggcaggggacagtCCCTGCTGTGACCCAGAGGAGCCAGAGCCACCTCCCTGCTCACACCTGGGTGCCCTCCAGCCCCTCAGCACTCACTGTTTGGTGGTGATGGGGCCCCTCTCATCGATGGGTTCCCCAATGACATTCATGATCCTGCCCAGGGTCTCAGGGCCCACAGGGATGCGGATGGGAGCACCAGAGTCCAGAACTTTCTGTCCTCTCACCAGCCCTTCCGTACCATCCATGGCAATGGTGCGCACGGTGTTCTCCCCTGCCGAGGCCCAAGGACAGCACGGTCACCACAGCGTCCCAAGGCTGACCCTGGGGACAGCTGCTGGTGGCTCCCCCAGGCCCTGCCAAGGGCACATTGTGCTGGGAAAAGAACcaagaggagcagcaggaatAAAACAGCCCTGAGGAAAACTGAGCCGTGCAGCCCTCGGGCAGCCATTTTCCTCCTCAGATTGAAATCCTTGGCTTCAGCAAGCTCAGGAGAACGAAAGTCATTGAAAACATCATCACAGGAGGAAACCCCCCATCCCATATCCCCAGCTGCTCACCCAGGTGCTGAGCGACCTCCAGCACCAGCCGCgtctccctgccctgcacctcaaGGGCGTTCAGGATGGGGGGCAGCCCCTCGTCGAACTGCACATCCACCACGGCGCCGATGACGGCCACGATGCGGCCGGAGGAGCCGGGCTTGGTCGCGGGGGCTGCCTGGGCGGCATAGTCCCGTCCTGTGGTGGGGAGAGAGGGACGAGTCAAGGTCGGCCGGGGCACGGCAGCTCCGGGTGCGTAGATGGGGCTTCCCTGCAAGCCTTGGGGTGTGCCCGAGACCCCTGAACCTCCCTGGGTGTACGCAGGACCCCCTAAACTGACCATGGATCCCACAGCCCGCTCGGTGCAGCATTAACCCACCCAGGCCCCTCCTCGGTGCGGCTGGGACCGGTGTGGGAGCACCCGGAGCCCCTCAGCTCTGCCACGACCCCTTGAACCCCCTCAGTGATACCAGAGCCCCCTCAGCGCTGCCAGGGCCCCCTGACCCCCTCGGCGCTACCAaagccccctgagccccctcagcgctgccagggccccctgagccccctccccTCAGCGCAGCGAGGACTTCTCCCCCGGTACACCCGCAGTCCCTGCAGCCCCCCCGCCGCCCATCCCCGGAGCCGCAGCTCCTCTACCGCAGCCCATCCGCTCAGCACGGCACACCCCACCCCGGTACCGGGGCCTTAAGCACCGGAACCCCGCGTCCCCCACCCGCGTAGGCCCCAAGGTgaccccggcccgccccgcactCACGCGCCCCGACGGCGACagccggggcggccccgcggctgaGGAGCAGCGGGAAGAGATCCCggcccggggcggccccgcggggcaGCAGCGGccgggccgcggcggcggcggcggcagcggaaCGACCCGCGAGCCCCAACATGGCGGCGCCGACTGAGCCCCGCGTCCCgcccgcccctcacggcccccgcggggcggggccgccgagCCGCGCGTCACCGCCGCACCGCGCGCCCATAGGCTGCTCCGCGGAGAGGCGCTGAGTGAATTCGCGCTCTCATTGGTCACCGCGATGCGGCGCCCGCGCTGCGCCTAGTCGCGATTGGGTTGTGGATCCATCAATCAAAACGCGCTGCGGTCTGATAGGGTGATGCAGTGGGAAGGGGCGTGTCCCGGGCGAAGGTCAGCGGAAATGGCGGCGCACGTGTCCCGCGCTTGTCCTTGGGCGGGCGCCGTGACCGCGGCCGAGGCCGCACCGGGGCCGTGACGGGCCCGCTCCACCCCCGGTCACAGCACCGCCCCCAGGGGCCGCCCCTCACCGGGCCCGTGCCCGCCCCGCACGGCCGAGAGTCACAGCACCGCCCCGCCCGGGCACCGTGTCCGCCTCACGGCTCCGGTGTCGCTGTAGAGCCCCGGGGCCGTCCCGGTGCACcgggctctgccttctccgcgAGGGCAAATCCCCACCCCACTGCTCCCCCCCCGGGGATCTGGGGACCGCCGCAACATTTCTGTGCTGTACCCCGAGGGATGGGGTCCCACCGGCCTAACCCACCTGAGGGGAACCGGATCGCTCGTCCGCAGTGAGAGGGGATCCCACCCCACCGATCCCCCCAAAAAGGGGATCCCACACCACTGAACCCCCAAAAAAGGGGATCCCACCACACTGATCCCACACAGAGGAGAATCACACTCCCCAAAGAAGGGGATTCCACCCCACTGAACCCCCAAAAAAGGGGAtgccccccattttccccccccgGCGCTGAGGAATGCACAGGCCCAGGCCGAAGGGAGAGCCAGGGAGTCTTCAACAGTTTATTAGAAAGAATGcagacattaaaaaaatcccagctgctctgaacaGAAATTGAGGTTTTTCAGCCCGGTTCCACGGTCCTGTCACTTGCTGCCAAACCCACAGTGCAAATACGATTTTGGTCTAAAATGTACAGATTGACAAGCAACAATGTACAGCCAACTCGCACCccgggcgaggaggaggaggaggaagaggtggaGAAAGGTTTGGGGGGGGTCACACCACGGGATCAAGGGGTTCCAACACCAAAAACCAGGAAAATTTggaagttttttttgtttttaaaatgaactTTTTGTTGTTAATAGGAACAGGAGGGGATGTGCCTCGCCCTGCTggattttagttttgttttttgggggagcCAATGATAAAAGAACTTTtaaattttgtggttttgttcCCAGGATAAATggacaaaaaaggggaaaaaaaaactcattTAAACCTCTCAATGTTAATTCAGGGTTTTCCCATTGTAATTGGAGGCTCTGCAAACTTTATTGCAACTCTTCTCAATTGATTACCTACACCtcagttgggttggtttgatggttttTTGatctttctttatcttttttttggAAGTTTGGAAAACTTTTCATGCATAACTGTTATTGCCTCTCGTGGCTTTGAGACCGCCCCGTGCCATGGGACACACCTACCATCAGTGAAAGCCATTTAAAATGGACTGAAAATGGGTTAAAGGATGCAGGATCTCCCTTTAGGGCTTATCAACTCAGGAATTCTTATCTCAATTATGAAATGTTGTGATGAACTTCTTTCCCCAAAACCCTGAAGACGACACTTTGCCTTACTCCAGATCTGGCATTtctagaaatgaaaaaaaaaaagagaattaattGTTTTAgggttgttttgtgggtttttgtttgttgcttGGTTGGTTTTTAAAAGCTCTCAGGGCATTTTTATGTCACAAGGGACATGAGCAAGATGACCTGGCCTCCAATCAATTTTGGggaataataataaattaaataataaataaattaaagaagATACTAAGATATCGCGATACATTCATTAAGTAAATTTAAACAGAATAATTTTATAGTAATTTTCTAATAATAAACAATGGAATATTAGGaggaattaaataaaataataatacaataataacaaaagaaatgcattaaaaagaaataaattaaagaaaatatCAAGATGCTGCACATGCTGCTCCTAAAGCCAAAGCCTGGGAAGGTCAAACTGGGATTTGGGGCTTTCCCAGATTAGATTTGTCTGGCTTTAGCTGGTGGACAGGATGAAGAACATCTGCCCTTCAGCAGGTGTGTGAggagaaaataacaaaaaacaacaaaaaacaacttaCTTTCATCATCACTGTCTGGTGAGTCCTGGAAAGGAGAATAAACAATCTTTAAGTGGAGCAGACAGCTCTCATCCCAGCAGCAAACATTCCCAAATCTGCTCCCAAATCTATTCCTAAATCTGCTCCCCCAAATCTGCTCTCCCAAATCTGAATTTTGAGGAATTTACTGAGCTCAGTTTGGCCTCACTGCACAGAGAAGAGGGAAAGGGTCTCCCCAGCTGGTATCACaaattttggggttatttttgccttttttggtgCTCAGGGTGAGTGCAGCACTCCTGAGGTGTCACCACACCAAACATACTCACATCATCTGCCCCATCTACTTCTGGCAAGTCTACGTCGTCGTCTCCTCCCATGTTGTTCATCATCTGCTCAGAGACACAAAAATCCCATTTTGGGGTGAAACCAACCCCAATTCCACCCTAAACAATCCTAAATCATCATCCCCCCGTTATTATAACAGATCAATTGCACCCACGCGGGAATTACAAAGCACAAAAAACTCGGAATTATTGCCAAAACTCCAAAAATTTCTCATTCCTTGTTGTTATTATCTTCTTAAAGAGTCCATACCTTCTGGCTGCTCTTCTCTGCTCCATGCTGTGCAGCTCCTCATGgtttcacaggggctcctccagggcttttatcccagttatcttt
The sequence above is a segment of the Melospiza melodia melodia isolate bMelMel2 chromosome 31, bMelMel2.pri, whole genome shotgun sequence genome. Coding sequences within it:
- the ATP5F1B gene encoding ATP synthase subunit beta, mitochondrial; protein product: MLGLAGRSAAAAAAAARPLLPRGAAPGRDLFPLLLSRGAAPAVAVGARRDYAAQAAPATKPGSSGRIVAVIGAVVDVQFDEGLPPILNALEVQGRETRLVLEVAQHLGENTVRTIAMDGTEGLVRGQKVLDSGAPIRIPVGPETLGRIMNVIGEPIDERGPITTKQFAAIHAEAPEFVEMSVEQEILVTGIKVVDLLAPYAKGGKIGLFGGAGVGKTVLIMELINNVAKAHGGYSVFAGVGERTREGNDLYHEMIESGVINLKDATSKVALVYGQMNEPPGARARVALTGLTVAEYFRDQEGQDVLLFIDNIFRFTQAGSEVSALLGRIPSAVGYQPTLATDMGTMQERITTTRKGSITSVQAIYVPADDLTDPAPATTFAHLDATTVLSRAIAELGIYPAVDPLDSTSRIMDPNIVGPEHYDVARGVQKILQDYKSLQDIIAILGMDELSEEDKLTVARARKIQRFLSQPFQVAEVFTGHMGKLVPLKETIKGFKQILAGEYDHLPEQAFYMVGPIEEAVAKAEKLAEEHA
- the LOC134431224 gene encoding actin nucleation-promoting factor WAS-like, whose protein sequence is MWGSVSAARGSRWGGGDTAGRYRRGSFGTGLRENRTGHWERGWNSPRVWALGRCTGRGAGESPVAGNGGGGGGGQAMEPGCAGGSGGRARRLTEVSKGERSAPAAAGPKPPQPTLPAPRCLPPGPLTAPYRPGLPLSSAATPHLAGGGAGPAQAAWGGGRLGMARPLRRTGPGPSAPIR